In Oryza sativa Japonica Group chromosome 2, ASM3414082v1, the following are encoded in one genomic region:
- the LOC4331134 gene encoding receptor-like serine/threonine-protein kinase ALE2 isoform X2 has protein sequence MGGGGGGGFFVLLMLGAVYTLHATALPSPAPHPSGSPDTRILGPRISPAFSPRAMSPESTGGPVHPPSHKHHRRPYHPHSPSPSPLPQGCTDNCSDPMTTTPIGSPCGCVLPICVIVDLDVAPYLLFMRIAELEVEVAAGTFLKQSQVKIMAAIPSIQDDQKTRVTIYLVPLREQFDGYTASLISDRFWNNKIQINSSIFGDYEVINVTYPGLRSPPPSLPETSHGSDPTGTGEDPITADVHHGKNKKLDSWIIVVVAGSSITLIAACIGLGVLLLKWYKLRQLQEAVSPATTPAVNRRYGGRSTLSVSRVSSASASMLSTVATCTTSVKTFSLSQLEKATDGFDSKRVLGQGGFGRVYHGTMDGGDEIAVKLLTREDRSGDREFIAEVEMLSRLHHRNLVKLIGICIEHNKRCLVYELIRNGSVESHLHGADKAKGMLNWDVRMKIALGAARGLAYLHEDSNPHVIHRDFKGSNILLEEDFTPKVTDFGLAREATNGIQPISTRVMGTFGYVAPEYAMTGHLLVKSDVYSYGVVLLELLSGRKPVCMSDTNGPQNLVTWARPLLCHKEGLERLIDPSLNGNFNFDDVAKVASIASMCVHNDPSQRPFMGEVVQALKLIYNDAEAACDDSYSHRDSSCDQYDDYHGALALDSGSGSWWNRSSNPSGFFDNRNPLPVITMEYSSGRIEGARDPRFALSTGGHAQSPALQNRSGPIRMKKKLASFYRSRGSFSEHGQLPRH, from the exons atgggcggcggcggcggcgggggattcTTCGTCCTGCTCATGCTCGGCGCGGTCTACACGCTCCATG CTACGGCACTGCCTAGTCCAGCTCCACATCCATCAGGTTCCCCTGATACAAGAATTTTAGGGCCCCGAATTTCTCCAGCATTTTCTCCAAGGGCAATGTCTCCAGAATCCACTG GCGGTCCGGTGCACCCTCCTTCACACAAGCACCACAGAAGACCATATCATCCTCATTCGCCATCCCCATCTCCCCTTCCACAAG GTTGTACTGATAACTGCTCTGATCCAATGACTACAACACCGATTGGCTCCCCCTGTGGTTGTGTGCTGCCTATTTGTGTTATTGTTGATCTGGATGTAGCTCCATATTTGCTATTCATGCGCATAGCAGAACTAGAAGTTGAAGTTGCAGCTGGGACGTTTCTTAAACAAAGCCAGGTGAAGATCATGGCTGCAATTCCAAGTATCCAGGATGACCAGAAGACCAGGGTTACCATTTATTTGGTGCCACTAAGAGAACAGTTTGATGGCTATACTGCCTCCCTGATATCTGATAGGTTCTGGAATAATAAGATTCAGATCAATTCATCTATTTTTGGAGATTATGAAGTTATAAATGTTACCTATCCAG GCTTGCGATCTCCGCCACCATCTCTGCCTGAGACATCTCATGGATCTGATCCAACAGGAACCGGAGAAGATCCAATAACCGCTGATGTGCACCATGGGAAGAACAAGAAATTAGATTCATGGATCATTGTGGTAGTTGCAGGGTCTTCTATCACACTTATAGCAGCATGCATTGGGCTTGGGGTTTTACTATTAAAATGGTATAAACTTAGACAGCTTCAGGAGGCTGTGAGCCCTGCAACTACCCCAGCAGTTAATAGAAGATATG GTGGCAGATCAACTTTGTCTGTTAGCAGGGTGAGCTCTGCATCGGCGTCAATGCTCTCAACAGTGGCAACTTGCACAACATCAGTAAAGACATTTTCACTTTCCCAGCTTGAAAAGGCCACTGATGGTTTTGATTCAAAAAGAGTGTTGGGTCAAGGTGGGTTTGGACGCGTCTACCATGGGACCATGGATGGTGGAGACGAGATTGCTGTTAAATTGCTCACAAGAGAAGACAGGAGTGGTGATCGAGAGTTCATTGCGGAGGTTGAAATGCTCAGTCGACTACATCACCGTAATCTTGTCAAATTGATTGGCATTTGCATTGAGCACAACAAAAGGTGTCTTGTTTATGAGCTTATACGCAATGGAAGTGTTGAATCTCACCTTCATG gtgCTGATAAGGCTAAGGGCATGCTGAACTGGGATGTTAGGATGAAAATTGCTCTGGGTGCAGCTAGAGGCTTAGCATATCTACATGAAGACTCAAACCCTCATGTTATACATCGTGACTTCAAGGGCAGCAATATATTGTTGGAGGAAGATTTCACTCCTAAGGTTACTGATTTTGGTTTAGCAAGGGAGGCAACTAATGGAATTCAACCCATTTCTACTAGGGTAATGGGTACTTTTGG GTACGTTGCTCCAGAATATGCCATGACCGGGCATCTTCTTGTGAAGAGTGATGTCTACAGTTACGGTGTTGTCTTGCTGGAGCTTTTATCAGGAAGGAAGCCCGTATGCATGTCTGATACCAATGGTCCTCAGAACCTTGTGACTTGGGCTCGTCCTCTGCTATGCCATAAGGAGGGTTTGGAGAGGTTGATCGACCCTTCTCTGAATGGCAATTTCAACTTTGATGATGTAGCTAAAGTAGCATCCATCGCTTCCATGTGTGTTCACAATGATCCGTCACAGAGGCCATTCATGGGTGAAGTAGTGCAGGCACTGAAGCTTATTTACAATGATGCGGAGGCGGCTTGCGATGATTCTTACAGCCACAGGGACTCATCGTGTGACCAGTACGATGACTACCATGGGGCCCTGGCCCTTGACAGCGGTAGTggtagctggtggaatagaagcTCAAATCCTTCTGGGTTTTTTGACAACCGGAACCCCCTACCAGTTATTACCATGGAATACAGCTCTGGCAGGATCGAAGGAGCGCGTGACCCCCGCTTTGCATTGTCAACAGGTGGTCATGCACAATCACCAGCCCTGCAGAATAGATCAGGACCCATCCGGATGAAGAAAAAGCTTGCCTCATTTTACCGGTCTAGAGGTAGCTTCAGCGAGCATGGCCAGCTGCCTCGCCATTGA
- the LOC4331134 gene encoding receptor-like serine/threonine-protein kinase ALE2 isoform X1: MQGGQQAAVLAGTVNPSQWALAPYLATSPSFLPSLAPPPTATALPSPAPHPSGSPDTRILGPRISPAFSPRAMSPESTGGPVHPPSHKHHRRPYHPHSPSPSPLPQGCTDNCSDPMTTTPIGSPCGCVLPICVIVDLDVAPYLLFMRIAELEVEVAAGTFLKQSQVKIMAAIPSIQDDQKTRVTIYLVPLREQFDGYTASLISDRFWNNKIQINSSIFGDYEVINVTYPGLRSPPPSLPETSHGSDPTGTGEDPITADVHHGKNKKLDSWIIVVVAGSSITLIAACIGLGVLLLKWYKLRQLQEAVSPATTPAVNRRYGGRSTLSVSRVSSASASMLSTVATCTTSVKTFSLSQLEKATDGFDSKRVLGQGGFGRVYHGTMDGGDEIAVKLLTREDRSGDREFIAEVEMLSRLHHRNLVKLIGICIEHNKRCLVYELIRNGSVESHLHGADKAKGMLNWDVRMKIALGAARGLAYLHEDSNPHVIHRDFKGSNILLEEDFTPKVTDFGLAREATNGIQPISTRVMGTFGYVAPEYAMTGHLLVKSDVYSYGVVLLELLSGRKPVCMSDTNGPQNLVTWARPLLCHKEGLERLIDPSLNGNFNFDDVAKVASIASMCVHNDPSQRPFMGEVVQALKLIYNDAEAACDDSYSHRDSSCDQYDDYHGALALDSGSGSWWNRSSNPSGFFDNRNPLPVITMEYSSGRIEGARDPRFALSTGGHAQSPALQNRSGPIRMKKKLASFYRSRGSFSEHGQLPRH, encoded by the exons ATGCAGGGGGGGCAGCAAGCGGCAGTGCTGGCAGGAACAGTGAACCCCAGCCAGTGGGCGCTGGCCCCCTACCTGGCTACCTCCCcgtccttcctcccctccctcgcgcCTCCTCCCACCG CTACGGCACTGCCTAGTCCAGCTCCACATCCATCAGGTTCCCCTGATACAAGAATTTTAGGGCCCCGAATTTCTCCAGCATTTTCTCCAAGGGCAATGTCTCCAGAATCCACTG GCGGTCCGGTGCACCCTCCTTCACACAAGCACCACAGAAGACCATATCATCCTCATTCGCCATCCCCATCTCCCCTTCCACAAG GTTGTACTGATAACTGCTCTGATCCAATGACTACAACACCGATTGGCTCCCCCTGTGGTTGTGTGCTGCCTATTTGTGTTATTGTTGATCTGGATGTAGCTCCATATTTGCTATTCATGCGCATAGCAGAACTAGAAGTTGAAGTTGCAGCTGGGACGTTTCTTAAACAAAGCCAGGTGAAGATCATGGCTGCAATTCCAAGTATCCAGGATGACCAGAAGACCAGGGTTACCATTTATTTGGTGCCACTAAGAGAACAGTTTGATGGCTATACTGCCTCCCTGATATCTGATAGGTTCTGGAATAATAAGATTCAGATCAATTCATCTATTTTTGGAGATTATGAAGTTATAAATGTTACCTATCCAG GCTTGCGATCTCCGCCACCATCTCTGCCTGAGACATCTCATGGATCTGATCCAACAGGAACCGGAGAAGATCCAATAACCGCTGATGTGCACCATGGGAAGAACAAGAAATTAGATTCATGGATCATTGTGGTAGTTGCAGGGTCTTCTATCACACTTATAGCAGCATGCATTGGGCTTGGGGTTTTACTATTAAAATGGTATAAACTTAGACAGCTTCAGGAGGCTGTGAGCCCTGCAACTACCCCAGCAGTTAATAGAAGATATG GTGGCAGATCAACTTTGTCTGTTAGCAGGGTGAGCTCTGCATCGGCGTCAATGCTCTCAACAGTGGCAACTTGCACAACATCAGTAAAGACATTTTCACTTTCCCAGCTTGAAAAGGCCACTGATGGTTTTGATTCAAAAAGAGTGTTGGGTCAAGGTGGGTTTGGACGCGTCTACCATGGGACCATGGATGGTGGAGACGAGATTGCTGTTAAATTGCTCACAAGAGAAGACAGGAGTGGTGATCGAGAGTTCATTGCGGAGGTTGAAATGCTCAGTCGACTACATCACCGTAATCTTGTCAAATTGATTGGCATTTGCATTGAGCACAACAAAAGGTGTCTTGTTTATGAGCTTATACGCAATGGAAGTGTTGAATCTCACCTTCATG gtgCTGATAAGGCTAAGGGCATGCTGAACTGGGATGTTAGGATGAAAATTGCTCTGGGTGCAGCTAGAGGCTTAGCATATCTACATGAAGACTCAAACCCTCATGTTATACATCGTGACTTCAAGGGCAGCAATATATTGTTGGAGGAAGATTTCACTCCTAAGGTTACTGATTTTGGTTTAGCAAGGGAGGCAACTAATGGAATTCAACCCATTTCTACTAGGGTAATGGGTACTTTTGG GTACGTTGCTCCAGAATATGCCATGACCGGGCATCTTCTTGTGAAGAGTGATGTCTACAGTTACGGTGTTGTCTTGCTGGAGCTTTTATCAGGAAGGAAGCCCGTATGCATGTCTGATACCAATGGTCCTCAGAACCTTGTGACTTGGGCTCGTCCTCTGCTATGCCATAAGGAGGGTTTGGAGAGGTTGATCGACCCTTCTCTGAATGGCAATTTCAACTTTGATGATGTAGCTAAAGTAGCATCCATCGCTTCCATGTGTGTTCACAATGATCCGTCACAGAGGCCATTCATGGGTGAAGTAGTGCAGGCACTGAAGCTTATTTACAATGATGCGGAGGCGGCTTGCGATGATTCTTACAGCCACAGGGACTCATCGTGTGACCAGTACGATGACTACCATGGGGCCCTGGCCCTTGACAGCGGTAGTggtagctggtggaatagaagcTCAAATCCTTCTGGGTTTTTTGACAACCGGAACCCCCTACCAGTTATTACCATGGAATACAGCTCTGGCAGGATCGAAGGAGCGCGTGACCCCCGCTTTGCATTGTCAACAGGTGGTCATGCACAATCACCAGCCCTGCAGAATAGATCAGGACCCATCCGGATGAAGAAAAAGCTTGCCTCATTTTACCGGTCTAGAGGTAGCTTCAGCGAGCATGGCCAGCTGCCTCGCCATTGA